The following are encoded together in the Gordonia insulae genome:
- a CDS encoding non-ribosomal peptide synthetase: MRASAAQRGLWFAQSLLPSSSVFTVGQLIDFGVAPDHARLLAAVQAAIDEADGLRSRFTERRDGDVSVDLGGPIPVSAIDLGDDPAAIDCHAGEAVRTVVEPAVGPCASATVLTAGNRIALLLIAHHIVLDAYGLGLLGRRIGRLYADPEDDRRLRPVTELPVDVDAARPGDQEFWTAELSGVDGPLTLSDRPRGHRVATRVRTVRVTVAGAGALTRSPARLTAAIAAFCSRRAETTDVVVGFPMMNRLGSPAANVPCTTVNVVPLRIEVRPGQTVDELADRVGEKMRAIAPHARYRGEDIVRDLRRRGVDGAVGPTINIKPFGAGISFGRDPDGREIGATVASLARGPVVDLSVTALDLPSGDLELLLDADADLYGAEEISDVADTLRTFVTTFLDDLRPRCGGIPLDASGEQARVTAIRTGDARATVRTDPTPVATRIAGQPDHLTAAVCGAERLTFGELNRRADDLASRIGPCGGEDIVAIRLPRGLDLVVALVAVLRSGAAFLPLDPGFPADRLAATLDDAQPVAVIEPGVHGPNVGRHRHVRQSPSRARADARADAAAYVIYTSGSTGTPKGVVVGHGALVNFTDAMIRDIGHRPGTSMLAVTTISFDIAILETLVPLAAGASVVVATPDEVHDPGRLADLIVRHGVTHMQATPSLWSAFLDGGHGRTLAGVDVLVGGEQLPPEVASGLVATARSVRNMYGPTETTIWSTTAPVRAGHAVCIGGPIDNTGIRVLDATLHPVRAGRVGELYLSGAGLARGYHRLGAMTAQRFVADPYGPSGSRMYRTGDLVRTRVDGSLECLGRTDHQVKVRGFRIELGEVESVLAEHHSVEKAVATTVGGRLVGYVTAAPGNHIDPAAVRTDLAARLPDYMLPAAIVTVHAFPLTPNGKIDRRALPAPDFAGIAGHTRPPETDTERTLAEVFAAVLGVARVGADDSFFLLGGDSITAVRLVAAAAQAGLQITPLEVFDGPTVARLAAVARPISVEVPASGAPGPGTIDQLTTAGIDSAELDELMDGNLL, from the coding sequence ATGCGAGCGTCCGCGGCGCAGCGTGGACTGTGGTTCGCCCAGTCGCTCCTGCCATCCTCATCGGTCTTCACCGTCGGCCAGCTCATCGACTTCGGCGTGGCCCCCGACCACGCTCGGCTCCTCGCCGCGGTACAGGCCGCGATCGACGAAGCCGACGGCCTGCGTTCGCGTTTCACCGAGCGGCGCGACGGTGACGTCTCCGTCGACCTCGGCGGTCCGATACCCGTGTCGGCCATCGACCTCGGGGACGACCCCGCGGCGATCGACTGCCACGCGGGCGAGGCGGTGCGGACCGTTGTCGAACCGGCCGTCGGTCCGTGCGCATCGGCGACGGTGCTGACCGCCGGAAACCGCATCGCCCTGTTGTTGATCGCGCACCACATCGTCCTCGACGCCTACGGCCTGGGATTGTTGGGCCGACGCATCGGGAGGCTGTACGCCGATCCGGAAGACGATCGCCGACTGCGACCGGTGACCGAACTCCCCGTCGATGTCGATGCCGCTCGCCCCGGCGACCAGGAGTTCTGGACCGCCGAACTGTCCGGCGTCGACGGACCGCTCACGCTGTCCGATCGCCCGCGCGGACATCGCGTCGCGACCCGGGTACGAACCGTTCGGGTGACGGTCGCCGGCGCCGGCGCACTCACCCGCTCGCCCGCCCGGCTCACCGCCGCGATCGCCGCCTTCTGCAGCCGCCGGGCCGAGACGACCGACGTCGTGGTGGGCTTCCCGATGATGAACCGTCTGGGTTCTCCGGCGGCGAATGTGCCGTGTACGACGGTCAATGTCGTTCCGCTGCGCATCGAGGTGCGACCCGGGCAGACGGTGGACGAACTCGCCGACCGCGTCGGGGAGAAGATGCGGGCGATCGCACCCCATGCGCGGTATCGCGGCGAGGACATCGTGCGCGATCTCCGTCGCCGCGGCGTGGACGGCGCCGTCGGGCCGACCATCAACATCAAGCCGTTCGGTGCCGGGATCTCCTTCGGCCGCGACCCGGACGGCCGCGAGATCGGCGCAACCGTCGCCTCGCTGGCGCGCGGACCCGTCGTCGACCTCTCGGTGACGGCACTGGACCTCCCGAGCGGTGACCTGGAATTGCTGCTCGACGCCGACGCCGATCTGTATGGCGCCGAGGAGATCAGCGATGTCGCGGACACCCTGCGCACCTTTGTGACGACGTTTCTCGACGACCTCCGGCCGCGCTGCGGCGGCATCCCGCTCGACGCGTCGGGTGAGCAGGCCCGGGTGACCGCGATCCGGACCGGCGACGCCCGCGCCACGGTGCGCACCGATCCCACCCCTGTCGCCACACGCATCGCCGGACAGCCCGACCACCTCACCGCCGCCGTCTGCGGCGCCGAGCGCCTCACCTTCGGCGAACTGAACCGGCGGGCCGACGATCTCGCGTCCCGCATCGGCCCGTGCGGCGGCGAGGACATCGTGGCCATCCGCCTGCCCCGAGGACTCGACCTCGTCGTCGCCCTCGTGGCGGTGCTGCGCAGCGGAGCCGCCTTCCTGCCACTGGATCCGGGGTTTCCCGCGGACCGGCTGGCGGCGACCCTCGACGACGCGCAACCGGTCGCCGTGATCGAACCCGGCGTGCACGGCCCGAACGTCGGTCGACACCGCCACGTGCGGCAGAGCCCGTCGCGCGCCCGCGCGGACGCGCGTGCCGACGCCGCCGCCTACGTCATCTACACCTCGGGATCCACCGGCACACCCAAGGGCGTCGTCGTCGGACACGGTGCGCTGGTGAACTTCACCGACGCGATGATCCGCGACATCGGCCATCGCCCGGGCACGTCGATGCTCGCGGTGACGACCATCTCCTTCGACATCGCCATCCTCGAGACCCTCGTCCCGCTGGCCGCCGGAGCGTCGGTCGTCGTGGCCACCCCCGACGAGGTGCACGACCCTGGCCGGCTCGCCGACCTCATCGTGCGACACGGGGTCACCCACATGCAGGCCACCCCCTCGCTGTGGTCGGCGTTCCTCGACGGCGGGCACGGCCGCACGCTGGCCGGTGTCGACGTCCTCGTCGGGGGCGAACAGTTGCCGCCCGAGGTCGCGTCCGGTCTCGTCGCGACGGCCCGCTCGGTGCGCAACATGTACGGCCCGACCGAGACGACGATCTGGTCCACGACCGCTCCGGTGCGCGCCGGTCATGCCGTCTGCATCGGTGGCCCCATCGACAACACCGGTATCCGTGTGCTCGACGCGACGCTGCACCCGGTGCGGGCCGGTCGCGTCGGCGAGCTCTATCTCAGCGGCGCGGGTCTCGCCCGCGGCTACCACCGATTGGGTGCGATGACCGCTCAGCGGTTCGTCGCCGACCCCTACGGCCCCAGCGGCAGCCGGATGTACCGCACCGGCGACCTGGTGCGGACACGGGTGGACGGCTCGCTCGAGTGCCTCGGCCGTACCGACCACCAGGTCAAGGTGCGGGGCTTCCGCATCGAACTCGGTGAGGTGGAATCCGTTTTGGCCGAGCATCATTCGGTCGAGAAGGCGGTCGCCACCACGGTCGGCGGACGTCTCGTCGGCTATGTCACCGCCGCACCCGGCAACCACATCGACCCGGCCGCGGTACGGACCGATCTCGCCGCACGGCTGCCCGACTACATGCTGCCCGCTGCCATCGTGACGGTGCACGCCTTCCCGCTGACGCCGAACGGCAAGATCGACCGACGCGCACTGCCCGCACCCGATTTCGCCGGCATCGCCGGTCACACCCGCCCACCGGAAACGGACACCGAACGCACGCTCGCCGAGGTATTCGCCGCCGTGCTCGGCGTGGCCCGCGTCGGCGCCGACGACAGCTTCTTCCTCCTCGGCGGGGACAGCATCACCGCGGTGCGACTCGTCGCGGCCGCGGCGCAGGCCGGCCTGCAGATCACCCCACTCGAGGTGTTCGACGGGCCGACCGTCGCGAGGCTGGCCGCGGTGGCACGGCCGATTTCGGTCGAGGTGCCCGCAAGCGGCGCTCCCGGACCCGGAACGATCGACCAACTGACCACCGCCGGAATCGATTCCGCCGAACTCGACGAATTGATGGACGGAAACCTGCTGTGA
- a CDS encoding phosphopantetheine-binding protein — protein sequence MATTSSTLTRERIIGDIAEILQVPVEEIGDDTNVLDVGLDSVRLMSLIERWRAAGAVKADLVALASDPVVGAWVRELTEDAAAAGHTQGADR from the coding sequence ATGGCGACGACCAGTTCGACTCTGACCAGGGAACGGATCATCGGCGACATCGCCGAGATCCTGCAGGTACCCGTCGAGGAGATCGGCGACGACACGAACGTTCTCGATGTCGGTCTCGACTCCGTCCGACTGATGTCGCTGATCGAGCGATGGCGCGCGGCCGGGGCGGTCAAGGCGGATCTCGTCGCGCTGGCATCGGATCCCGTGGTCGGTGCGTGGGTGCGCGAGCTGACCGAGGACGCGGCCGCAGCGGGTCACACCCAGGGGGCGGACCGATGA
- a CDS encoding tryptophan 7-halogenase, with amino-acid sequence MTSTTIEDVDVVVVGGGPGGSTVATLLAKSGHRVVQLEKETFPRYQIGESLLPSTIHGVCRLLGVDQKIKDAGFMHKRGGSFRWGKNPVPWNFLFAISPEFAGEGSYAYQVERMKFDNILLEHSAESGVDVRQNCRVNGTEQDENGRVVGVRYVDGDRVDRHLRAKYVVDASGNTTRLSKYAGGERIYSDFFQNVAIFGYFENGKRLPAPDSGNILCAAFDEGWMWYIPLSDTLTSVGAVISKEKADKLNAQEETLRHYIDRCGLVKDMLADATRVTEGTYGEIRLRKDYSYANTRFWGNGTVLVGDAACFIDPVFSTGVHLATYSGVLAARSINSVLSGSMTEERAFGEFEGRYRREYAVFYEFLSAFYDMEQSEDSYFWKARKVTNFDRTDLASFVSLVAGGYSGEDVLTDPDQIIEKFSASTRALTEATEKTGGMDTDSGQRMGHMFSAPVVRDVMEEMNAFQARGASGDGTIEPPLLDGGLVPSADGLAWAEPATVSV; translated from the coding sequence ATGACATCGACCACCATCGAGGACGTCGACGTCGTGGTCGTGGGCGGTGGGCCGGGTGGCTCGACCGTCGCGACCCTGCTGGCCAAGAGCGGGCATCGGGTGGTCCAGCTGGAGAAGGAGACCTTCCCTCGGTACCAGATCGGTGAATCGTTGCTGCCGTCCACGATTCACGGGGTGTGCCGTCTCCTCGGCGTGGATCAGAAGATCAAGGACGCGGGCTTCATGCACAAGCGGGGCGGAAGCTTCCGTTGGGGTAAGAATCCGGTGCCGTGGAACTTCCTGTTCGCCATCTCGCCGGAGTTCGCGGGCGAAGGCTCCTACGCATACCAGGTCGAGCGCATGAAATTCGACAACATCCTGCTCGAACACTCCGCCGAATCCGGTGTCGACGTGCGGCAGAACTGCCGGGTCAACGGCACCGAACAGGACGAGAACGGACGCGTCGTGGGCGTCCGCTACGTCGACGGTGACCGCGTGGACCGTCATCTGCGGGCGAAATACGTCGTCGACGCCTCGGGCAACACGACCCGGTTGTCGAAATACGCCGGCGGAGAGCGGATCTACTCGGACTTCTTCCAGAACGTCGCCATCTTCGGCTACTTCGAGAACGGCAAGCGGCTGCCCGCGCCGGACTCGGGCAACATCCTCTGCGCGGCGTTCGACGAAGGGTGGATGTGGTACATCCCACTGTCGGACACGCTCACCAGCGTCGGCGCCGTCATCTCGAAAGAGAAGGCGGACAAGCTGAACGCCCAGGAAGAGACGCTGCGCCACTACATCGACCGCTGCGGACTCGTGAAGGACATGCTGGCCGATGCCACCCGGGTGACCGAGGGCACGTATGGCGAGATCCGTCTGCGCAAGGACTACTCGTACGCCAACACCAGGTTCTGGGGCAACGGCACGGTCCTCGTCGGCGATGCCGCCTGCTTCATCGACCCGGTCTTCTCGACGGGCGTGCATCTCGCCACCTATTCCGGTGTGCTGGCCGCGCGGTCGATCAACAGTGTGCTGTCCGGCTCGATGACCGAAGAACGGGCCTTCGGAGAGTTCGAGGGGCGCTATCGCCGCGAGTACGCGGTGTTCTACGAGTTCCTCTCCGCGTTCTACGACATGGAGCAGTCCGAGGACTCGTACTTCTGGAAGGCACGCAAGGTCACCAACTTCGACCGCACCGACCTGGCGTCGTTCGTCTCGCTGGTGGCCGGCGGCTACTCGGGTGAAGACGTACTGACCGACCCGGACCAGATCATCGAGAAGTTCAGCGCCTCGACCCGGGCGCTCACCGAGGCGACCGAGAAGACCGGCGGCATGGACACCGATTCCGGCCAGCGGATGGGCCACATGTTCAGTGCGCCGGTCGTGCGCGACGTGATGGAGGAGATGAACGCCTTCCAGGCGCGCGGGGCGTCGGGCGACGGAACGATCGAGCCGCCGCTGCTCGACGGCGGTCTCGTCCCGTCGGCGGACGGACTCGCCTGGGCCGAACCGGCCACGGTCTCGGTGTGA
- a CDS encoding cation:proton antiporter — MLTQLAIILGAAVVLGMIARRVGLPAMVGELLAGVVLGPSLLGWVWPDGAANLFPDNGDPSALVTGIGQLGVLLLVGLAAAELDSGVLRARRRVIASVSVWSFAIPLACGIGVGFLVPERFHGAESTALEFALLLGTAMSVSAIPVIAKILTDLDLLRKEIGQVILSAGTLSDVGAWMLLAMVSAMATVGLRGWQLPLTGISLVAVVTATWLLRPWVRKGLDRLEGSAHGGYVNAIVVVLIVGAAAVTDALHLEAALGAFLAGLMVGRRGSGVLAPLQTVTTAVLAPVFLATAGLHLDLTLLGESATALLAAVVLVVAVSTKLAGGYVGARLAGVGHWEAMALGSGLNARGIVEIILAAIGLQLGVFTDPVYAIIVLLALTTSIMAGPMLVFTTRRFESASVPAQRAEASTNGPRHADSMGNMAVPPPARRS; from the coding sequence ATGCTCACCCAATTGGCGATCATCCTCGGCGCCGCGGTGGTGCTGGGGATGATCGCCCGCCGGGTGGGCCTGCCCGCGATGGTCGGCGAACTCCTCGCCGGTGTCGTGCTGGGCCCGTCGCTGTTGGGCTGGGTCTGGCCCGACGGGGCGGCGAACCTCTTTCCCGACAACGGTGACCCGTCGGCACTGGTGACCGGCATCGGGCAACTCGGCGTCCTGCTCTTGGTGGGACTCGCGGCCGCGGAACTCGACTCCGGTGTGCTGCGGGCCCGCCGCCGGGTCATCGCTTCGGTCAGCGTGTGGTCGTTCGCCATCCCGCTTGCCTGCGGGATCGGTGTGGGCTTTCTTGTGCCGGAACGATTTCACGGCGCGGAGTCGACCGCGCTGGAGTTCGCGCTCCTGCTCGGCACCGCCATGTCGGTCAGTGCGATCCCCGTGATCGCGAAGATCCTCACCGACCTCGACCTGCTCCGCAAGGAGATCGGTCAGGTGATCCTGAGCGCCGGCACGCTCAGCGACGTCGGCGCCTGGATGTTGCTGGCCATGGTGTCGGCGATGGCCACCGTCGGCCTGCGCGGATGGCAACTCCCGCTGACCGGGATCTCCCTGGTGGCGGTGGTGACGGCAACCTGGTTGTTGCGCCCGTGGGTTCGGAAAGGGCTGGACCGCCTGGAGGGTTCGGCGCACGGCGGGTACGTCAACGCGATCGTCGTCGTCCTCATCGTCGGGGCCGCCGCGGTGACCGACGCACTCCATCTCGAGGCCGCACTGGGCGCGTTCCTGGCGGGCCTGATGGTCGGCCGCCGTGGCAGCGGGGTGCTCGCACCCCTGCAAACCGTCACCACGGCGGTCCTCGCACCCGTCTTCCTCGCCACGGCCGGGCTGCATCTGGATCTCACGCTGCTGGGTGAGTCGGCCACCGCGCTGCTGGCCGCGGTCGTCCTCGTCGTCGCGGTGAGCACCAAGCTCGCCGGCGGATACGTCGGGGCCCGGCTGGCCGGCGTCGGCCACTGGGAGGCGATGGCGCTGGGCTCGGGACTCAATGCCCGCGGGATCGTCGAGATCATCCTCGCGGCGATCGGTCTGCAACTCGGCGTGTTCACCGACCCCGTCTACGCGATCATCGTGCTGCTCGCCCTGACGACGTCGATCATGGCCGGGCCGATGCTGGTGTTCACCACGCGCCGATTCGAGTCGGCATCAGTGCCCGCGCAGCGTGCCGAGGCATCGACGAACGGGCCGCGGCACGCGGATTCGATGGGGAACATGGCGGTGCCGCCGCCCGCCCGCCGCTCGTGA